Genomic segment of Vicugna pacos unplaced genomic scaffold, VicPac4 scaffold_20, whole genome shotgun sequence:
tgcttgttgccgagaccatcggacagtattttaaggcttctatataaacttttaagattctggtggagttgcagggagactcttgtggctgctcaagacaagtctcataagtaagttattttgctgataaaacctgctgcccactaagctgcagggctctgcttctttctatggtctccttcccctctgtgttggaccagttcatggatcatcaagcagactgggctgaagtacatcctccagaaattctctctgtgaagatgtgtgggtgtaaattttttttcatcctttttatttctagaagtatatttggttattactctcacaactgctaatttgtccagatgcatagttttaagcttagagtgatttatcttcctttcatcatgctgaaaatgtctctccttacacagattcattatcatggtggcccagttttttttatttcaatttgaaattatgtaggcagaggtatcttttcaccaattgttacatcaatgttttgaactattttaatacacatgctgtttactaaaataaaattgtataacttgagagttgtggattaagttttatttggggcaaaatgaggactataatctaggagacagcacctcagatggctctgaggaccttttctgaagaggcagggggaaattcaatattatatatgtaattttagtgaaggggagtacgtgcaatcaaacacacattgagttcttttgccagttatggggagcagacgtcaccattaatgaatttagtgctcttctagatataaggagatgcaagaattggggcttataaaatcttctcctgaaaacatctatctgaagctctattttgtcagttttcccacagcacaaagtaccccattcctgatctccactgtgaaatttcagggagtgttggaggtcagcgtctacagtggcttgtgattggttatagtacgaagcagaggtagatggcaaatgttacaaacgattattccccttaacatttttatttgaattattttttgcttacttttttctccattataattttatattttactgaaaatataaagacttatgattgataaaaattcactgttaaatcttttatttgtaaatattagaaaagaaagttatttttgctatctcaacttttttataattttcttttaattgtatctgtgttattaaccatataataatcaataatgcaaattgatataaagtaacacgcacttacaaaatcaaacaagttagacggaagtatcattttaagaattatttttatttattggcattcattttgaaatattttcaaaatagacgtgatccttattttgtctacctgttgATTCAATACCCTTAAacagcatttatataatcatatcttacttcttaaattttaaaaaagtatccttttcttagtatttattattattttttaggataaatatatagttaccattccttctgattctttgaatgtcttgatattactttggcttaactacaaacataacaacattagtggtaacacaattatagaattataatattttttctcaaagctttatagctatttccataatattttgtggctagtcagtctttaatagaagaagacaaggctattctttgttttctctatagaagtaattttgtttatttttttttctggtccacttttaagtttaacattttggaatagatatagatatatatgtattttgcattacaattaagctttaaacatggtatattcttttacttatcttgatatgcctatttccctgccctgggaacaaatctgggtatccaacagtttggcacattttcttggttgttctctgattgcttagagtcaggtcatacccatgctttagctactgcactggatgactgaatttctaatgctatttccgtcttttgagctgcagtttcattaaatttatgtattatttattgtagaagcaaataaaagtttatatttgtaggtaaatggcataagttttagtggaatgtggaggtcataatacaaatgtttagttgatatagatctttactctaaataatgatgaaattttttgatgttaagttgccttcctgctttccttccctcttcttttctttctttttgattggtatttttggctctaaaatttatttttttggcaaaatcttatatgaattgatacagagatgaaggatacacacacacacacacacataaatgtctatataaactctgctaaataaataatcataaaatctctgtttctccaatcaattcaaaatattttaagaacgcTGCTTTcattgaattaaacttaattcttctcacttatttattaagcagcattcctttgtcatgcgGTGAGTATAGCCTTGTTCTTCCtataagtaattgtgttttataaatttgtaagcaaccagagtgatttcagaatttgttaaagatttacaaaaaattgacatgatcttaaccacattctgctattgccaatatgccctttagagtgatgattttactaaaagcattgtctaactccttcacattcctacaataatggccttattattatactacaaaagatgacatcttccaataaaaatgtctaactctataacaatattccatgaattcacttattacacaatattaacaaactacttaaagaatgaatcaaaaccatataagatattatttctcatgtattggaaaaaataatacaatgaagtaaattaaatctaatagtgttaaaatattcaaagcctttctaatgataaaaactttaaatataaaatattctacttcaaaaatgctttcagagatgttataaatggtgagaggattacatatcatatatagttttctgtttatgaatttgattacagCAATGAAACagtgtaatattaaatttaaaaaaatgcatatcaattgaagatataaattaacctcaaatttgggttgtaaataattttatatttatttagctttcagttttctttatgtgtttttatatactttcaggaaaataattatcatatacaaatgtacagatctgagtcTTTATCTAATATGTCTTAATCTCAAGAgatctaaaacccctccattttcttctttccttccttccttctttcctttcttggtataaaagttaattgttggcaatattttatcagaacttatattgtgaatgaaggatgaaagatatatacatatacacacacacacacacatacagtgatgatccaacttggaataaatatttccatatttctatgaaaaattatgaatgaatttaactatagtatgtaattccttaacatttttcataatataaagtatatgtacttacaactttaTATTGTGAACTTAATTGTTTAATATCTACCTTaatgcatggaagagtttttatgttattataaagtatactttaatgaGTGTGATAAAGGAgcattacatggtgttaaggaattatgttaatgtaatgggctttatgaattcacaaattagctgagcactgagagtgattggaattagataggcaaatcccttgaggggagtaggggattgatgtGTAAacgattatttctaagagtgagtaTAGCATGCCtatgcccctgtagcatgagggaacatagttaagtacgaggattgtaAGAAGTCtatctatggtaatgatcctgaaTGTGAACAAGGAatgatttgaggctactaacaaggctaaagccaaatatgtaacagtcagcatattatagcaggctgtccggcgagccggccctccgcccgcgccgcggggtgaGCAAGCGCCCCGcgggggtctcgggctcccagcccactgcccggcctccctgccacatgctatgcgtcatccggggacgcccctcaccgagagagaccctcaatcacaagtcacccgccctccccaccctcctcgccgtgccttgcaatagcgcccccgaaccgccctcccgatctcCGTGCAGTAACCCCCGCCCCTCGCTGGGAAGAACGCAGTGACTCCAAgagccgtggcggctctttgagcccaaggcgcgagcgaggcagccattggcggaggccgctgcctccgGCTGTCAATCccgtggcccggccccgccccaccggcggagcgtggcaggacgcagggccgcggggactgtcgggacggctccaagatggccgcgcgcttggggtccgcacTGGCTGGCGGCCCCAAGCtccgttcactgccaccgctgctgaccggagACGCTGGTCGGGCCGGCGACTCCGGGCGCTGTACACGCggggcgggaggccgccatggcgaccctggaaaacCTGGCGAAAGCCTTCGAGTCCCACAAGTCTTTCCAGCAGTCGCTGCCGaggcctcagccccctcagccggcaccgcagccgccgccgcatcgcccccctcagccggaacagccgcctcagacggtaccgccgccgctgccgcctcagccccctcagccccctcacccggcaccgcagccgccgccgcatcAGAcccttcagccggtaccgccgccgatgccgccccagccccctcagccggcaccgcagccgccgccgcctcggccacttcggccggtaccgccgccgataccgcctcagccccctcagccggcaccgcagccgccgccgcctcggccctcTCAGCCGGAACCGCAGCCGCCGCCTCGGCCGCCTCAGCCCcgtcagccggcaccgccgcctctgccgcctcagccccgtcagccggcaccgccgcctcgGCCGCCTCAGCCCCGTCAGCCGGCaacgcagccgccgccgcctcggccccctcagccggcaccaccgctgcctcagccccctcagccggtaccgccactgctgccgcctcggccccctcagccggaacagccgcctcagacggtaccgccgccgctgccgcctcagccccctcagccccctcagccggcactggagccgccgccgcttcagccacttcggccggtaccgccgccgataccgcctcagccccctcagccggcaccgcagccgccgccgcctcggccctcTCAGCCGGAACCGCAGCCGCCGCCTCGGCCGCCTCAGCCCcgtcagccggcaccgccgcctctgccgcctcagccccgtcagccggcaccgccgcctcgGCCGCCTCAGCCCCGTCAGCCGGCaacgcagccgccgccgcctcggccccctcagccggaacagccgcctcagccggtaccgcagccgccgccgcctcggccccctcagccggcaccaccgctgcctcagccccctcagccggtaccgccactgctgccgcctcggccccctcagccggaacagccgcctcagccccttcagccggcaccgcagcctctaccgccaccgccacccgcccagccccctcagccggcactggagccgccgccgcctcagccccgtcagccggcaccgcagccgccgccgcctcggccccctcagccggaaccgcagccgccgcttcagccccttcggccggtaccgccgccgatgccgcctcagccggcaccgccgccgctgccgcctcagccccttcagccggcactgcagccgccgccgcttcagccccctcagccggcacctcAGCAGCCGCCGCTTCAgtcccctcagccggcaccgcagccgccgccgcctcggccccctcagccggcacctcagcagccgccgcctcagccccttcagccggtaccgccgcctcaactgccaccgccgcccgcccagctgtgggtcaggagccgctgcacagacggtgagtccctgcaGGCCCCTCCCCAAACCTGCacgggtctccgtccctccctcggcctcccacgaaggccccgatgctgtccgggccccacgcctcttctttcccggctgcgaaactcgggaaggaacggggctgtgttgtgatccgaggccgcgcgtcccgttcggcttcctctgggccactccccacccctctcctcgtccgggccaggtgtaacattttgtcttcccttttcaactgacggcttaaaacagtgtttcagataactgtcaaaacactgtgcatgcaaaatactaggtcaacttaagggaaggagtaggagagaagggggaaaggaacgaagttcaccggtcacttctgtgggggtgggttaagtggtcacagtggtgaacgcgtaactgctacatggccccgtgCGCTTACCACCATAGTCtttactgttactaaccccgaACAGCCCTGGTgttaaggaggcatgaccacagaacatgtgctctttgagcttaattttacacaaacagtaagttttccacggaatcaagacaggcagtaaacgccagctgcagaggacagcttgtgcagggctgggaaacagcacggcatgatcagaactttagtttgactggcttgaaatgtagagggaaagggaaacttcacactgatgaatcagagaggagatagctgttttttattaaactaaaatggttgaatgagccttgttggttaatgatttgccttagcaatgtgaatttggattctgcaagtattttataagttatgtaagaagcttgttttaaaatttcagaactcttaaggtattagaagttgttttattttataagaattttttaaaaagtgtttatttaactcaattagaacagagttcctttaacataggagactttattatctcatgtattaataccctctagaggtacacaatgaaaaatgtgatttataaacagatacatacagacacaaggaaaacagagcatgtagcttcagtaacagtttaagagaaaagtcagaaacagaaattttccctggtcaaactatcaaaaaaagcacctggggcttatatcccttaactgtttgagctctaaatggacaaatacacatttttttaaaaaaaaattgctaagaacaagattgTTTTTCACGTTGAGTAATAActttgaagtttaaataaataccaacaatggagctatgagggaggaaaaatataaaatactgattttttttttatttcaccgtaaggtgcattcttaaatacataggagagaaCTGTCATGATCTGTgcaactcgcttgcaaatagttcaacagtattaacaatgattgagtttaggtggtgggcatatgggaatttatcatcctattaaacagttttctgtacttctgagacttataataaaacattggaaggaacctgttagacataatgctctatgtgaagtaatttgttccctttgtgaaattctaggaaggttaaaatgcatgttcataacatcaagaaaatcacaagcatttacgatgtaatcaactacctgaggatctgtgaaacttggtgagttggtgaattttttaaaatgtcttaaaacattttgtttttacaaagattacaggagtaagagaagataaatcttaatcaaatcttaatatttttttcctggttgaggtgatataattaaatgtggggaaaaaaaggtaaattctaaaaggagacactaccttgatggttttctatggaggaaactcaagcgggaggaagtttaatttaaaaacataaattactgctctttataatacattctaagttgtcattcttttgaatgccttcctttccagacagatgtgttattctgggagatcatcaggacttctgggtatttggaggtattgacctaacgagtggaactgctgatttataagaagttgtccagaattttggaaaactgattagtagaggtaaataatgtttccttggcaagtgatgacagaaagtgacttcagtgaattttccttcgTTTTTAGGCAggtgtacctaaccatgtatgttaacaatgattacagGCTGGAGAccgagaagaactgccatttttgccagctgggatgcagaaaaatttggacttctgggtttcacaaatggactgaggtaactaagacagtaaacgtatcttcttggtcaacatgtatctcagggtaatcacaggtgtgttccattacctgatactgttttaatttggataaaaacaagaaaatttaagaaatagagtttggtcttgcttttacatcagtttggcaaaacagaacaacctcttaattactaagcacaaaccaattttttcattaattttaaaatattttagtttctatttatatttgttttgtgataagtaagtaaaatctgtaagctcagaaaatagtcaaacctaggaagctgcttctgacaagtgaattagcttattgaaaatctgatttagatccttggcattaattttcaattttttacagtttccttggatttcttctatccaggaaaacaacatgctcttttaagatgactatactctgattatagtctctcctttatggagtccacactaaattgtaaccataggtatattttaccatttacaaaagtgcctggttgggaagtatagtacaatgattttgtaaattgaattactctaaaatttcaaggatttatttttaattcaattatgattaattttcatttttcactggctcttaatgctttattttaaagtgtctctcatagacccccttctctcttcttcttcccttaggctctctgtccagtaactctaagttcttacatgttcaaggtaggcttgtgtatttttttaaaggcaggtgcaccaaaaagcactttcctgtgactatcctctgatttgttcatcatttatgagttcatattttatagaattgatttaaagaatgtcatatctttcttattattttgtctgttttttaaaatgctttccttctgactcatttctgcatactttaaaataataatatgaatcaaataagtatgggaataaaatcacagttacttgtatcacatttgattccatttttatggcaaagtcttattattatgttggtgttatgaacatgcatttcataatacacttatttagatgaatcagatcttattcattaaggtcatctacttttagaaatgtgtaatttcttgtgaatacatgtatatagaaatacatgtgtctttctataatttaagcagcttaaaatacagataaaataaatccaagatacaagataatatgccttgcattaatttaaattcatgtgagttaaaagacaatttgaatattgtttcccattttctactatcttgatcatattcagcagcacatttacctttacatatagttaaggaatcttttttatttctactgtagctctgtcataatggaaactctgcagcagaatcagctgtcatctatcccatgtggccaagtgcagaggtgagaattctcatttgtgggatgaccactcacagctttaaatgtttttactgtaactgcttttataaggtagcaagctagagagagagagagaaacagagagaagaaaagagttctctctgcatattcccatgttgtgtgatggcattagtcttcttctgctgtatttttctagaatgtgtgtgcgtgtgtgcatgtatgtgtgagaaatgtcttgtctttgtcctaatagccactcttctctccctctagttttttctctatcctcccctcctatatttttctttttcatcaatatcttctctttcaaaaaattcttgataaatctaatttccaacttcctcacttttaatatggtaaagttacttggatccccaacatcaagtgatctcatactttaatgtctgtaaggattgccagggacaccttttaaaaatacagatttccaggccttactttgagcagtcctcttccagtagatccagggtgatgctgagcatctcgagccttcccccttcatattatggtgcaggggatcaggggcagttttcctctgggtctccctgctgctgctatgaacagtggctacagcatcactaatatttttctttcttgttttaattgcattaatattatcaaccagttaatagtattttcttaaaattatggtcaaaagcataggtgtttgatttataatggcacctgcaaaccactcttttactgaattaatttgttttgcttgtatttccacaaTTGTAAACactgtgagttaagtgactgctttgcttcaactacaggagaatgtgaaaacactccaggagagagaggttgcatatatcaatgcagactcatacacagaaggtaaattttatttcagattgtcattaaatagtataccagtatttaagtctatcaactccaactcataaactaggattatcctctttctatgagatgcctcaataatacctccatttctccattttacccgagagaacattattatgattcaaatgaatcaatatgattcataactaagctattgatcctaagTTCTTTAGTgtatttaccatttgcctatcttggattactacttaaaactttagtacttttgacattcttcctgtggagctgtttttaaaagttgggctaaaatatttcatacagaaatagttcctgtatgtattggaacaactctgaaataagcacccactacagacttccttttgaccctgacatgtggcatgtgcatctgtaggctttcatcatattatggttatttctaggtaagtgtcagaggacacatgttagttactgacatgctctagcctaaagtcttgatattgaattgaatgaatgaataaaaacatgaacattatggccttaccacttcctttgccaaagacccctaggtactgctgccataatgagcaatgacccttactgttactgcaggagctgcagccttagcagcagagtccgcctctgcagcctcctatcctgagtgtgtgctgcagcctctctggctcctgaagagttatttccaccttgtgttttagttttagccagactgtctgcctgtctgtctatttatctccctacctatctgtctattctaaaattttatttatttctttttactgaagtacatttgatttgtaatattagtttcaggtgtacagcaaagttactcagttgtatacatatacatatacatatacatatacatatacatatacatatacatatacatatacatagtttttagattcttttccattataggttattataagatactgaatataattccctgtgctatacagtaggtccttgttggttatctgtttcatatataatagtgtatatctgttaatgctgaactcctaacatatctcttcccttccccctttccccttgggtaaccatagtttcttttctatgtcatgagtctatttctggtttgtaaataagttcatttgtatctttttttgtttgtttacattccacatataagtgatagaatttgatatttgcctttctctgtctgacatacttcactgaatatgataatctgtagggtccaccctatttttaattctccaggaatgatgccttcaatttgaaatctgttatatattgtttataattagaaaataaagttagaattaaatacaggtttgtagtccatttggaggtattaaaattctctcatttattttgcaggcaattatactctcagagttgactgtacaacccttcttttccagttggtatataaactgacaaaagaggtatgtaaatagatctgttgtaatgatttctgatgagtagataaatcaataacttttgttttctaaattactaatatttaaactggtgacagacatagctgatttgtataaacaagaaatcagaacgagctttaatacactacttatgtgacataactatgagaacagtagtgctagtctctgttctaataatagttcctaataattgtatacatttgttaaaatgtgcagggtctattgtttcatggggcagagtctctttgatataacagaaagaatactgagctgggttggggaagccttggctgtgaagattgccttggctattcattcattcattcaggaagtatttattgtgtggttactatgtatcaggtcctatgaaaggaactctagcagcaacagtgataaaaggacaaggctactgaatccaaatactttgtaatctagagaggccacagacctgtaaatgaggactcatacttcacttgaatattggatactatatacagtggaggacagttgcagaagagagaagttaaaatcctggtGTAGCTGGTGAgtttggaaagcattagaaggtgtttagagaaggattagtggttaagatgtaaaatggaaggatgtgaaagtggggagaatgtttctcctcggaggacacaggacctaataaagatgtggatgtgtgaaagaacatttcctgacctctgggtaatgcaacataacctcaatgtaaggtgttggtgaaaaagctggtatgaaacggggcctgacacataggcctaaatgttcataaatctggtgatggtaaaattaaagaatctttaacaaggttgtacattatcatttttattcattagaaaaattactctgtatcagtgcaatGAATACGTTAaactgtagtaagtctaaaagcaaaatggaaataattccacatacttatttagcacacaggaatttataaatactagttattgatgtagaaagtactctgaaaatgctactgcactctgaatctctaaaaattatgtgatctactcattgagtatatgtgtgcttcatttaaataacccccattatagaatttaactgtagaaatgtttctttcaagtaggtatcacttagatgacagtgggaagtagatatcacatctctgtggtcctgtttccaaatcgcccttcatcttgccctgtccttttcactgttagtgtctttaacatctcatcctcccaagtgagcatcctcccatgcccatcacaactcccaccatactgggaagcttaggtccttgatccttttattgaaatgtcccataaaaacatctaaaagcacgctgaaaagacagcccttgttggggaatccttctcaggagatacatttactctctgtcctacagaggaggctcctgcctttataggagctgtagtaagaattttagggccaagaaggagaagcttaggtctatcccctttgtacatttatttaataagtattaaatgtgtaagtggttaccatagtgacaggataaatcaaacatagtttctgctattagtgtgttacctgtgtagccaggagagactatgatcaagaattttcaaatccaagacagagattaaaatcaccaaagcgaatacagataaaagtgtgggaagcaaaaaataagtatcttagtttattattttacatgttggaattaaacagcctgcttaatgggaaattgcaaatttttttcccattttaaagcctcttttatgt
This window contains:
- the LOC140693658 gene encoding uncharacterized protein, whose translation is MRHWRRPLPPAVNPVARPRPTGGAWQDAGPRGLSGRLQDGRALGVRTGWRPQAPFTATAADRRRWSGRRLRALYTRGGRPPWRPWKTWRKPSSPTSLSSSRCRGLSPLSRHRSRRRIAPLSRNSRLRRYRRRCRLSPLSPLTRHRSRRRIRPFSRYRRRCRPSPLSRHRSRRRLGHFGRYRRRYRLSPLSRHRSRRRLGPLSRNRSRRLGRLSPVSRHRRLCRLSPVSRHRRLGRLSPVSRQRSRRRLGPLSRHHRCLSPLSRYRHCCRLGPLSRNSRLRRYRRRCRLSPLSPLSRHWSRRRFSHFGRYRRRYRLSPLSRHRSRRRLGPLSRNRSRRLGRLSPVSRHRRLCRLSPVSRHRRLGRLSPVSRQRSRRRLGPLSRNSRLSRYRSRRRLGPLSRHHRCLSPLSRYRHCCRLGPLSRNSRLSPFSRHRSLYRHRHPPSPLSRHWSRRRLSPVSRHRSRRRLGPLSRNRSRRFSPFGRYRRRCRLSRHRRRCRLSPFSRHCSRRRFSPLSRHLSSRRFSPLSRHRSRRRLGPLSRHLSSRRLSPFSRYRRLNCHRRPPSCGSGAAAQTEG